Proteins encoded by one window of Chondromyces crocatus:
- a CDS encoding serine/threonine-protein kinase, with protein sequence MQPGQHITTTLRLVQPLGKGGMGSVWIADHLGLGIQVAVKFIAQQLLTDESMVLRFRREAMAAAQIRSPHVAQVFDHGVTSEGLPFIVMELLEGELLGDRVKRLGALPPRDTALIVTQVAKALTRAHEAGIVHRDIKPDNLFLTEVDGELLVKVIDFGVAKQGSHQDAGMTTTGSMVGTPLYMSPEQLFSAKHTDHRADLWSLAVVAYHAMTGRPPFTGDTLGALSVAVYTGVHPLPSAVQPGLPLAIDAWFHRALQREPQHRFQSARELSETLEQAVMGASWTAWSGTALPAPVLGAEGALQPPEGLDRTKTSLSLNEPAPVLPFSALPGGAAPLDRSGPSSVAQGNLAVSAVPRTGPSTRPLVTLLLVACLAAIGGAVGAVLLLRGGEVPAGAAGTSTLTSATMLGSTAEVDTRPVSSTVATVLVAAPPEAEPTASPAASETTRERPAAAPQSVQTSPSKATGAATPSRPAGRTGPVSGSTPKGTPRPTATRDTIGF encoded by the coding sequence ATGCAACCCGGGCAGCACATCACCACCACCCTCCGGCTGGTTCAGCCCCTGGGGAAGGGTGGGATGGGGAGCGTCTGGATCGCCGATCACCTGGGCCTGGGGATCCAGGTGGCGGTGAAGTTCATCGCCCAGCAGCTCCTCACCGACGAGTCGATGGTGCTGCGCTTCCGCCGCGAGGCCATGGCCGCCGCGCAGATCCGGAGCCCGCACGTGGCGCAGGTCTTCGATCACGGCGTCACCTCGGAGGGGCTGCCCTTCATCGTGATGGAGCTGCTGGAAGGCGAGCTGCTCGGCGACCGCGTGAAGCGGCTCGGGGCGCTCCCTCCACGGGACACCGCGCTCATCGTCACCCAGGTCGCCAAGGCGCTCACCCGGGCCCATGAAGCGGGCATCGTTCACCGCGACATCAAGCCGGACAACCTGTTCCTCACCGAGGTGGATGGGGAGCTCCTCGTGAAGGTCATCGACTTCGGCGTCGCCAAGCAGGGGAGTCATCAGGACGCAGGCATGACCACGACGGGGAGCATGGTCGGGACCCCGCTCTACATGAGCCCCGAGCAGCTCTTCAGCGCAAAGCACACGGATCACCGCGCCGATCTCTGGTCGCTGGCGGTGGTCGCATACCACGCGATGACCGGGCGCCCACCGTTCACGGGCGACACGCTGGGGGCGCTGTCGGTGGCGGTGTACACGGGCGTCCATCCGTTGCCGAGCGCGGTGCAACCGGGCCTGCCGCTGGCGATCGACGCCTGGTTCCACCGGGCGCTGCAGCGGGAGCCGCAGCACAGATTCCAGTCGGCCAGGGAGCTTTCCGAGACGCTGGAGCAGGCGGTCATGGGGGCTTCCTGGACCGCGTGGTCAGGTACGGCGCTGCCTGCTCCCGTCCTCGGCGCGGAGGGAGCGCTTCAGCCTCCCGAGGGGCTGGACAGGACGAAGACCTCGCTCTCGCTGAACGAGCCAGCGCCCGTGCTGCCCTTCAGCGCGCTCCCGGGTGGCGCTGCTCCTCTCGACCGGAGCGGTCCTTCCAGCGTCGCCCAGGGCAACCTGGCGGTGAGCGCGGTGCCTCGAACGGGGCCTTCGACGCGGCCGCTCGTCACCCTCCTCCTCGTGGCCTGCCTTGCCGCGATCGGCGGGGCCGTCGGCGCTGTCCTGCTTCTCCGAGGTGGCGAGGTGCCTGCGGGGGCTGCGGGCACGTCGACGCTTACGAGCGCGACGATGCTCGGCTCGACGGCGGAGGTCGACACGCGCCCGGTCAGCTCCACCGTCGCGACGGTGCTGGTGGCGGCTCCCCCGGAAGCTGAGCCCACGGCTTCCCCCGCGGCTTCGGAGACGACTCGCGAGCGTCCTGCTGCGGCGCCGCAGAGCGTGCAAACGTCACCCTCGAAGGCGACGGGCGCTGCGACCCCGTCTCGGCCCGCGGGGCGCACAGGCCCCGTCTCGGGCTCCACGCCGAAGGGGACGCCCAGGCCCACGGCCACACGGGACACCATCGGCTTCTGA
- a CDS encoding peptidylprolyl isomerase, with the protein MANPTALLETSLGNITVELYLDKMPITAGNFLKLAKSGFYDGLHFHRVINGFMLQFGCPHSRDPKSPRAGTGDSPDGTIRDEHPADAKFSNEPGTLSMANTGAPNSGSCQFFVNTVHNGYLDWFSPGPSKHPVFGRVTSGMDVVHAIEKTPTDRNDRPVTPVQMKKVTVQEG; encoded by the coding sequence ATGGCGAACCCTACTGCGCTCCTCGAGACCTCGCTCGGTAACATCACCGTCGAGCTGTACCTCGACAAGATGCCGATCACCGCAGGCAATTTCCTCAAGCTCGCCAAGAGCGGGTTCTACGATGGCCTCCACTTCCACCGGGTCATCAACGGATTCATGCTCCAGTTCGGGTGCCCCCACAGCCGCGATCCGAAGTCGCCGCGCGCAGGCACGGGCGACAGCCCCGACGGCACCATCCGTGACGAGCACCCGGCCGACGCGAAGTTCTCGAACGAGCCGGGCACGCTGTCGATGGCCAACACGGGCGCTCCGAACAGCGGTAGCTGTCAGTTCTTCGTCAACACCGTGCACAACGGCTACCTCGACTGGTTCTCGCCGGGGCCGTCGAAGCACCCGGTGTTCGGTCGGGTGACGTCCGGGATGGACGTCGTTCACGCGATCGAGAAGACCCCCACCGACCGCAACGACCGGCCCGTGACGCCGGTGCAGATGAAGAAGGTGACCGTCCAGGAGGGGTGA
- a CDS encoding biopolymer transporter ExbD — protein MGVSLGGRKRRGGGISDINVTPLVDVMLVLLVVFMVTAPLITAGLRVELPNVEAKEAPTKDTKLVVTVTKEEKILFGEDDVTQNVEDVLAQNPRVQKEKELYIRADKNARYGAVARVVAAARSAGVEGLNLLVEPEVEGAGQAPAQP, from the coding sequence ATGGGCGTTTCGCTCGGAGGCCGGAAACGGCGCGGTGGCGGGATCTCCGACATCAACGTCACGCCCCTCGTGGACGTGATGCTGGTGCTCCTCGTCGTCTTCATGGTGACCGCCCCGCTGATCACAGCCGGGCTGCGCGTCGAGCTGCCCAACGTGGAGGCCAAGGAGGCCCCCACCAAGGACACCAAGCTCGTCGTCACCGTCACCAAAGAAGAAAAGATTCTTTTCGGCGAGGACGACGTCACACAGAACGTGGAGGATGTCCTCGCCCAGAACCCCCGCGTGCAGAAGGAGAAGGAGCTCTACATCCGCGCCGACAAGAACGCCCGCTATGGCGCCGTCGCCCGGGTGGTGGCCGCCGCGCGCTCGGCGGGGGTCGAGGGGCTCAACCTCCTGGTCGAGCCCGAGGTCGAAGGCGCAGGCCAGGCCCCGGCCCAGCCATGA
- a CDS encoding PAS domain-containing protein, translated as MSKADPTQASLEAENAVLRQRIAELEAALIQSDRTLQTIIDQVPGLVYAREHESRRIIFINHAGASYLGLDTADVIGRPDSDFFPPEIIAKWHETDAQVVATGQVSHIEESAPYEDGLHTHRTIKFPLVDREGHVLAVGGISIDITEQRRAEERALMAHRDALRELSTPIIPLTDDALVIPVVGALDAVRAQQLLEQLLEGVSSRKARLVILDVTATGDFDATVVELLLQGARAVRLLGARVILTGISPAMAQSMLSLGVDLEGVVTLGSLLDGVKYALRQR; from the coding sequence ATGTCGAAAGCTGACCCGACCCAGGCCTCCCTGGAGGCCGAGAACGCGGTCCTCCGCCAGCGTATCGCCGAGCTGGAAGCAGCCCTCATCCAGAGCGATCGGACCTTGCAGACGATCATCGATCAGGTGCCGGGTCTCGTTTATGCGCGAGAGCACGAGTCGCGGAGAATCATCTTCATCAATCACGCAGGCGCGAGCTACCTGGGCCTCGACACGGCCGACGTCATCGGGCGACCGGACAGTGACTTCTTTCCGCCCGAGATCATCGCCAAGTGGCACGAGACGGACGCGCAGGTCGTCGCCACGGGCCAGGTGAGCCACATCGAGGAGTCGGCGCCGTACGAGGATGGCCTGCACACCCATCGCACCATCAAGTTCCCTCTCGTCGACCGAGAGGGTCACGTGCTCGCGGTGGGAGGGATCTCCATCGACATCACCGAGCAACGGCGCGCCGAAGAGCGCGCCCTCATGGCACACCGAGACGCCCTTCGGGAACTCTCGACGCCCATCATCCCGCTCACCGACGATGCCCTGGTGATCCCCGTCGTGGGCGCGCTGGACGCGGTCCGCGCGCAGCAGCTCTTGGAGCAGCTCCTGGAGGGCGTGTCGAGCCGGAAGGCGCGGCTCGTGATCCTCGATGTGACGGCGACGGGCGACTTCGACGCCACCGTGGTCGAGCTGCTCCTCCAGGGGGCGAGGGCCGTGAGGTTGCTCGGAGCGCGTGTGATCCTGACCGGGATCAGCCCGGCCATGGCGCAATCGATGCTCTCGCTGGGGGTGGATCTGGAAGGGGTCGTGACGCTCGGCTCGCTGCTGGATGGGGTGAAATACGCGCTACGCCAGCGCTGA
- a CDS encoding M4 family metallopeptidase, whose product MIRKKLLRGLALTSLFISAAACQGNDEETLLSPRDERGADILAHLAALPEARVLQLDHAAIPRMVMGDLGALQVADALEKTDFNAALTAIAPIFSADAGELVLRRARTDENGEQHFRFSQVKNGLKVIGAELLLHVRDGVITAANGSARADLEAPAAAVIDADEARRIARDATEASDVTVKGEVELAYYLAEGNAEKLALVYSVDVVGMAEDDVPVHDTVLVDAIDRTIVKRLPHVHLALNRRVHNAGNTTTLPGTLARTEGQSLVGDGIVNTNYDWLGAVHDCYRILLLRDSFDGAGGTITSTVRYGVNNVNSFWNGSQLVFGGGNGTTVGNLASALDVTAHEFTHAVTQYESNLAYTGQSGALNESFSDIMGSLCEWFIDGEVVSADTWKIGEDVWTPAISGDAMRYLNDPSLDGNSIDHFADYTPGMDVHHAAGISNLAFHLLAQGGLHPQGRTTVNVTGLGIEKAARIFFSANANYLTSNASFEDAKFATLAAAYSIVGNLADQDQVIRAWEAVGVGTPNPTPLQNGVAVSGLNGAVRGHLSYFSLEVPASASSLSFNISGGTGDADLYVQFGTVPTMTSYQCRPFAAGNSETCTITNIQPGTYHIMLHAWSPYAGVSLQGSFSAPAGHQHLVINEIDYDNISTDNAEYVEIYNPTSRAVDLASHSLVFVNGGDNAVYMTVDLSSAGILDPGQYLVVGSTAVTAAAGAKKINWTGAQSNRIQNDKEGVALIRGSTVIDKLSYEGSITAAIIPGVGTVSLVEGTALAASVADSNAIDVSLGRTPNGQDADNASTDWALSTNLTPGSANL is encoded by the coding sequence ATGATCCGGAAGAAGCTGCTTCGTGGTCTCGCGTTGACGTCGTTGTTCATTTCCGCAGCGGCATGCCAGGGGAATGACGAAGAGACCCTCTTGAGCCCTCGTGACGAGCGTGGGGCGGACATCCTCGCCCACCTCGCCGCCCTCCCGGAGGCGCGTGTTCTGCAGCTCGATCACGCAGCCATTCCGCGCATGGTGATGGGCGATCTCGGCGCGTTGCAGGTCGCCGACGCCCTGGAGAAGACGGACTTCAATGCCGCGCTCACCGCGATTGCGCCGATCTTCAGCGCCGACGCGGGAGAACTCGTGCTCCGACGAGCCCGCACCGACGAGAACGGCGAGCAGCATTTCCGGTTCTCTCAGGTGAAGAATGGCCTGAAGGTGATTGGCGCGGAGCTTCTCCTCCACGTGCGCGATGGCGTCATCACGGCGGCCAATGGCAGCGCGCGCGCCGATCTGGAGGCGCCGGCGGCCGCCGTCATCGACGCGGATGAAGCGCGCCGCATCGCGCGAGACGCCACCGAGGCCAGCGACGTGACGGTGAAGGGCGAGGTGGAACTCGCTTATTACCTGGCCGAGGGGAATGCGGAGAAGCTCGCGCTGGTGTACTCCGTCGATGTCGTCGGAATGGCGGAAGACGATGTGCCCGTGCACGATACCGTCCTCGTCGACGCGATCGATCGGACGATCGTCAAGCGATTGCCTCATGTGCACCTCGCGCTGAACCGCAGGGTCCACAATGCGGGAAACACCACGACCCTGCCGGGGACGCTGGCGCGCACCGAGGGGCAGTCTCTCGTGGGTGATGGCATCGTCAACACCAACTACGACTGGCTGGGCGCCGTCCACGATTGTTATCGGATCCTGCTGCTGCGCGACTCGTTCGACGGGGCCGGGGGGACGATCACGAGTACCGTTCGTTATGGCGTGAACAACGTGAACTCGTTCTGGAATGGCTCGCAGCTCGTCTTCGGCGGCGGCAATGGGACGACGGTCGGCAACCTCGCCTCCGCGCTGGATGTGACGGCCCACGAGTTCACTCACGCCGTCACCCAGTACGAATCGAACCTCGCTTACACGGGCCAGTCCGGCGCGCTCAACGAGTCGTTCAGCGACATCATGGGCAGCCTCTGCGAGTGGTTCATCGATGGCGAGGTCGTGAGCGCAGACACCTGGAAGATCGGCGAGGATGTGTGGACGCCGGCGATCTCTGGCGATGCCATGCGGTACCTGAACGATCCCTCGCTCGATGGGAATTCGATCGATCACTTCGCGGACTACACGCCGGGGATGGATGTGCATCACGCGGCGGGGATCTCCAACCTGGCGTTCCATCTCCTGGCGCAGGGAGGGCTGCATCCGCAGGGGCGGACCACGGTGAACGTCACCGGGCTCGGCATCGAGAAGGCCGCGAGGATCTTCTTTTCGGCGAACGCGAACTATTTGACGTCGAATGCGAGCTTCGAGGATGCCAAGTTCGCCACGCTGGCCGCGGCCTACAGCATCGTGGGCAACCTGGCCGATCAGGATCAGGTGATTCGAGCGTGGGAGGCCGTCGGCGTGGGGACGCCCAATCCGACGCCGCTCCAGAACGGGGTGGCCGTCTCCGGGCTGAATGGCGCGGTCCGAGGGCACCTTTCGTATTTCAGCCTCGAGGTGCCCGCGAGCGCCTCGAGCCTGTCCTTCAACATCTCCGGTGGGACGGGAGATGCCGATCTCTACGTCCAGTTCGGCACCGTCCCGACGATGACCTCTTACCAGTGCCGTCCCTTCGCCGCTGGAAACTCCGAGACCTGCACGATCACCAACATCCAGCCCGGCACCTATCACATCATGCTCCATGCCTGGTCGCCCTATGCGGGCGTCTCGCTGCAGGGGTCGTTCTCGGCGCCAGCGGGCCATCAGCACCTGGTCATCAATGAGATCGATTACGACAACATCAGCACCGACAACGCCGAGTATGTCGAGATCTACAACCCGACCAGCCGCGCCGTGGACCTCGCCAGCCATTCGCTCGTCTTCGTCAACGGTGGCGACAACGCCGTCTACATGACGGTCGACCTGAGCTCCGCTGGGATTCTCGATCCCGGGCAGTACCTCGTGGTCGGCTCCACGGCGGTCACTGCGGCGGCCGGTGCGAAGAAGATCAACTGGACGGGCGCGCAATCGAACCGGATCCAGAACGACAAGGAGGGCGTCGCGCTCATCCGCGGAAGCACGGTCATCGACAAGCTCTCCTACGAAGGCAGCATCACCGCCGCGATCATCCCGGGCGTGGGCACCGTGAGCCTCGTCGAGGGCACCGCGCTCGCAGCGTCGGTGGCGGACAGCAACGCGATCGACGTCTCGCTGGGTCGGACCCCGAACGGGCAGGACGCCGACAATGCGAGCACCGACTGGGCGCTCTCCACGAACCTGACGCCCGGGTCCGCGAACCTGTGA
- a CDS encoding OmpA family protein, whose protein sequence is MRTLTALIFSVAALSAAAVGCGSDPQPPAKTGGETTAPDLNPGAAAVAPKQVDTASPSSGSVHIEDKILKACGDIPTARFAFDSSSIEGQAAAALDALARCFVSGPLKGANMRLVGHADPRGETEYNLALGHKRAGSVADYLAKKGLEQGRVATTSKGEFEATGTDEGGWARDRKVEVFLAE, encoded by the coding sequence ATGAGAACGCTCACCGCGCTGATCTTCTCCGTAGCTGCCCTCTCCGCTGCCGCGGTCGGGTGCGGCTCCGACCCGCAGCCGCCCGCCAAGACCGGAGGCGAGACGACCGCGCCCGACCTGAACCCCGGAGCGGCGGCCGTCGCCCCGAAGCAGGTGGACACCGCCAGCCCCTCCTCCGGGTCGGTCCACATCGAGGACAAGATCCTGAAGGCCTGCGGCGACATCCCCACGGCCCGGTTCGCCTTCGACTCCTCGTCGATCGAGGGACAGGCGGCTGCCGCGCTCGACGCGCTGGCCCGCTGCTTCGTGAGCGGTCCCCTCAAGGGCGCCAACATGCGCCTCGTCGGCCATGCCGATCCCCGTGGCGAGACGGAGTACAATCTCGCGCTCGGCCACAAGCGCGCCGGGAGCGTGGCCGACTACCTCGCGAAGAAGGGCCTGGAGCAAGGCCGCGTCGCCACCACCTCCAAGGGTGAATTCGAAGCCACCGGCACCGACGAAGGTGGGTGGGCTCGCGACCGCAAGGTCGAGGTCTTCCTGGCCGAGTAG
- a CDS encoding TonB C-terminal domain-containing protein, giving the protein MTDGNDQRSRGAGARVAPVLPPRSDFRAFDIAVALFVGLSIQVGAGVAISLANLSAPAELPEIDKGPEKPVRVIPVLDLDAPALKLGGKKVNYKLPDRWVKQTPKPRVEQQAFVSTKAGKEEKDIPKPEIKVADAGTEIPPPDAEVAKEVEIVLDAAVDVEVANVDQEGHSDGVIDGTETDPLKARAIDLYLDRVRRWFSSRFRVGGSGLPPEELTKYRPSAVIVLSNGTMQSYTLNPSGNAAFDAAARATLEGARGQSLPSPPENYPDLGTKSIGVTFVCTEKTCD; this is encoded by the coding sequence ATGACCGACGGCAACGACCAGCGATCGCGTGGTGCCGGGGCGCGCGTGGCCCCCGTGCTGCCACCCCGTAGCGACTTCCGGGCCTTCGACATCGCCGTGGCCCTGTTCGTCGGCCTCTCGATCCAGGTCGGGGCCGGCGTGGCCATCAGCCTGGCCAACCTGAGCGCCCCCGCCGAGCTGCCCGAGATCGACAAGGGACCGGAGAAGCCCGTCCGGGTGATCCCGGTCCTCGACCTCGACGCCCCCGCCCTCAAGCTCGGCGGCAAGAAGGTCAACTACAAGCTCCCCGACCGCTGGGTGAAGCAAACCCCCAAGCCGCGCGTCGAACAGCAAGCGTTCGTGAGCACCAAGGCCGGCAAGGAAGAGAAGGACATCCCCAAGCCCGAGATCAAGGTCGCGGACGCGGGGACGGAGATCCCCCCGCCCGACGCCGAGGTCGCCAAGGAAGTGGAGATCGTCCTCGACGCGGCGGTGGACGTCGAGGTGGCGAACGTCGATCAGGAAGGCCACTCCGACGGCGTCATCGACGGCACCGAGACCGACCCCTTGAAGGCCCGCGCCATCGACCTCTACCTCGACCGCGTCCGCCGCTGGTTCTCCAGCCGCTTCCGCGTCGGCGGGTCCGGCCTCCCCCCCGAGGAGCTGACCAAGTACAGGCCGAGCGCCGTCATCGTCCTGTCCAACGGGACCATGCAGAGCTACACGCTGAACCCCAGCGGCAACGCCGCCTTCGACGCCGCCGCGCGCGCCACCCTGGAGGGAGCCCGCGGCCAGTCCCTCCCGTCGCCGCCCGAGAACTACCCCGACCTCGGGACCAAATCGATCGGCGTCACGTTCGTCTGCACGGAGAAAACATGCGACTGA
- a CDS encoding serine/threonine protein kinase, with translation MSEPATDDLFFSLTPFKVLEAVEAAGVRCNPVCYPLNSFENRVYEVEREDRTRVVAKFYRPGRWTEAQLLEEHAFLAELLEDELPVCAPRPFEDGSTLRRIEGIYYCLFERVGGRAPDELDDELLERLGMLVARLHNVGAGRPGQHRPRIDADTFVRQELTWMEARGTLPAGIASRYVTAARRIADLADERMRGVEVHRLHGDLHLGNLLLRDGLLRLVDFDDMAIGPAVQDLWLLAPGRGEEAMQQRAVLVEGYERLRRFDWSTLRLVEPLRGLRMVRYAAWLARRWHDPIFPRTWPHFGTASYWNDETRALEEILDLSLEN, from the coding sequence GTGAGCGAACCTGCCACGGACGACCTGTTCTTCTCCCTGACGCCTTTCAAGGTCCTCGAAGCCGTCGAGGCCGCCGGGGTGCGCTGCAACCCGGTGTGCTACCCGCTGAACTCGTTCGAGAACCGCGTCTACGAGGTGGAGCGCGAAGACCGGACACGGGTGGTGGCGAAGTTCTATCGCCCGGGCCGCTGGACCGAGGCGCAGCTCCTGGAGGAGCACGCCTTCCTGGCCGAGCTTCTGGAGGACGAGCTGCCCGTGTGCGCGCCGAGGCCGTTCGAGGACGGGAGCACGCTGCGGCGCATCGAGGGGATCTACTACTGTCTCTTCGAGCGGGTCGGGGGGCGCGCTCCGGACGAGCTGGACGACGAGCTGCTGGAGCGGCTGGGGATGCTCGTCGCGCGGCTGCACAACGTGGGCGCTGGGCGGCCCGGGCAGCACCGGCCGCGGATCGACGCCGACACCTTCGTGCGGCAAGAGCTCACCTGGATGGAGGCGCGGGGGACGCTGCCGGCAGGGATCGCCTCGCGCTACGTCACGGCCGCGCGGCGGATCGCCGACCTCGCGGACGAGCGGATGCGGGGCGTGGAGGTGCATCGGTTGCACGGGGACCTGCACCTCGGGAACCTGCTGCTGCGCGATGGGCTGCTCCGGCTGGTCGACTTCGACGACATGGCCATCGGGCCGGCGGTGCAGGATCTCTGGCTGCTGGCGCCCGGGCGTGGTGAGGAAGCAATGCAACAGCGCGCGGTGCTGGTGGAGGGCTACGAGCGCCTGCGGCGCTTCGACTGGAGCACGCTGCGCCTGGTGGAGCCACTGCGAGGCCTCCGGATGGTGCGTTACGCGGCCTGGCTGGCGCGGCGCTGGCACGATCCGATCTTCCCGCGCACGTGGCCCCATTTCGGCACGGCCTCTTACTGGAACGACGAGACCCGCGCGCTCGAAGAGATCCTGGACCTCAGCCTCGAGAACTGA
- a CDS encoding vWA domain-containing protein: protein MRSWMQKIPFVLALVAVPLAGCGGDTADMGASIAEPRGPGSTGVSQGGAQDFGLFRQILEDGGIPGPGTLDDLGFFAEHKLDYPTPNCGNDVCMHGLLGVMGNMISGSTCTLIQVGMNSPIDVASMPRPPLHLVLAVDVSGSMAGEPMTYLKAGLAEMIPALRPTDKVSLVTYAGQAKVQLDRVDATEVGVLEQAFQGLNAAGNTNLYDGLFTALKVAEQHFDPGYQNRVLFMSDGVSTTGLVNPSKLRALAEGYARLGVGITTIGVGRDFDVEVMRDLSEVGAGNFYFLEDPRAVVEVFADEVQTFLVPVALDAQLDVSVGSGYTIRGVYGTNGWETGEGGGTVSIPSLFLAGRQSSEEPISEGRRGGGGAILLELVPRAGATAVADPYAVGSLSLQYRHPVTGALVTQETEITAPNTPDAPPAGGYFTDKTVEKGFVMLNLFAGFKLAAELAYDSDPRTARRTLEALRPNVATWLTETPDADVADDLRYVDMFIANLIQAEADVIPYEPADPPNPWPAD from the coding sequence ATGCGATCCTGGATGCAGAAGATTCCCTTCGTTCTGGCGCTCGTGGCGGTGCCTCTGGCTGGATGCGGCGGCGATACGGCCGACATGGGCGCCTCCATCGCGGAGCCCCGAGGTCCCGGGAGCACGGGCGTCTCGCAGGGAGGCGCCCAGGACTTCGGCCTGTTCCGGCAGATCCTCGAAGACGGTGGCATCCCCGGGCCTGGCACGCTGGACGACCTCGGGTTCTTCGCCGAGCACAAGCTCGACTACCCGACACCGAACTGCGGCAACGACGTGTGCATGCACGGCCTGCTCGGGGTGATGGGCAACATGATCAGCGGCTCGACGTGCACGCTGATCCAGGTCGGGATGAACAGCCCGATCGACGTGGCCTCGATGCCCCGGCCGCCGCTGCACCTCGTCCTCGCCGTGGACGTGAGCGGGTCGATGGCCGGGGAGCCGATGACCTACCTGAAGGCGGGGCTCGCGGAGATGATCCCGGCGCTCCGCCCGACGGACAAGGTGTCGCTGGTGACGTACGCCGGCCAGGCGAAGGTGCAGCTCGACCGGGTGGACGCCACCGAGGTCGGCGTCCTGGAGCAGGCGTTCCAGGGCCTCAACGCCGCGGGGAACACCAACCTGTACGATGGGCTGTTCACGGCGCTGAAGGTGGCGGAGCAGCACTTCGATCCCGGCTACCAGAACCGGGTGCTGTTCATGTCGGACGGCGTGTCGACGACGGGGCTGGTCAACCCCAGCAAGCTGCGCGCGCTGGCCGAGGGGTATGCGCGGCTCGGTGTCGGGATCACCACCATCGGGGTGGGTCGAGACTTCGACGTGGAGGTGATGCGCGATCTCAGCGAGGTGGGCGCCGGCAACTTCTACTTCCTGGAAGACCCGCGGGCGGTGGTGGAGGTGTTCGCCGACGAGGTGCAGACCTTCCTGGTGCCGGTGGCGCTGGACGCGCAGCTCGATGTGAGCGTGGGCTCCGGGTACACGATCCGCGGGGTGTACGGCACCAACGGGTGGGAGACCGGCGAGGGAGGCGGGACGGTGTCGATCCCCAGCCTGTTCCTCGCGGGACGCCAGTCCTCGGAAGAGCCGATCTCGGAGGGGCGACGCGGTGGTGGCGGGGCCATCTTGCTGGAGCTGGTGCCGCGTGCGGGCGCCACGGCGGTGGCCGATCCCTACGCGGTGGGCTCACTCTCGCTCCAGTACCGGCACCCGGTCACGGGCGCGCTCGTGACGCAGGAGACCGAGATCACCGCGCCGAACACGCCGGACGCGCCGCCTGCGGGCGGCTACTTCACCGACAAGACCGTCGAGAAGGGGTTCGTGATGCTCAACCTCTTCGCTGGCTTCAAGCTCGCCGCGGAGCTGGCCTACGACAGCGATCCGCGCACGGCACGGCGCACGCTGGAGGCGCTCAGGCCGAACGTCGCCACCTGGCTGACCGAGACGCCCGACGCCGACGTCGCCGACGATCTGCGCTACGTGGACATGTTCATCGCGAACCTGATCCAGGCCGAGGCGGACGTGATCCCGTACGAGCCCGCCGATCCGCCCAATCCCTGGCCCGCCGACTGA
- a CDS encoding MotA/TolQ/ExbB proton channel family protein → MALQNAPEEALAVPIKLDAVSLVLHSSGPVFLVVWSLIAAAVLVWVITVLKLIQVARLSATQARFEKESAHAHTQDALYSLAQRHPDAPGGRVVLELSRRGGNAKLLESVAKRALVVETQRASVFMPTLASIASASPFIGLFGTVYGIMDAFLRIGQQKSASLPVVAPAIGEALIATAIGLFAAIPALIAYNALNKRIDDLLSGVEASADGWVAIASEGTLAAEPAPAGGAFPPPQRETAPLPLRQVTTNRPPPPPGQGR, encoded by the coding sequence ATGGCCCTGCAAAACGCCCCCGAAGAAGCCCTGGCCGTCCCGATCAAGCTCGACGCGGTCTCCCTCGTCCTGCACTCGTCCGGCCCGGTGTTCCTGGTCGTCTGGTCCCTCATCGCTGCGGCGGTGCTGGTCTGGGTGATCACCGTGCTGAAGCTCATCCAGGTCGCGCGCCTCTCGGCGACGCAGGCGCGCTTCGAGAAGGAGTCGGCGCACGCCCACACCCAGGACGCGCTCTACTCCCTCGCGCAGCGCCACCCGGATGCGCCGGGCGGGCGGGTGGTCCTGGAGCTCAGCCGCCGCGGGGGCAACGCCAAGCTCCTGGAGTCGGTGGCCAAGCGGGCCCTGGTCGTCGAGACCCAGCGCGCCAGCGTCTTCATGCCGACGCTGGCGTCCATCGCCTCGGCCTCGCCGTTCATCGGCCTCTTCGGCACGGTCTACGGCATCATGGATGCCTTCCTCCGCATCGGGCAGCAGAAGAGCGCGTCCCTCCCGGTCGTGGCGCCGGCCATCGGTGAGGCCCTCATCGCCACCGCGATCGGCCTCTTCGCCGCCATCCCGGCCCTCATCGCCTACAACGCGCTGAACAAGCGCATCGACGACCTGCTCTCCGGCGTCGAGGCCTCGGCCGACGGCTGGGTCGCCATCGCCAGCGAGGGCACCCTGGCTGCCGAGCCGGCACCGGCAGGCGGCGCCTTCCCTCCGCCCCAGCGCGAGACCGCGCCGCTCCCCCTCCGCCAGGTCACCACCAACCGCCCCCCGCCCCCTCCAGGGCAAGGGCGCTGA